One genomic window of Hemiscyllium ocellatum isolate sHemOce1 chromosome 25, sHemOce1.pat.X.cur, whole genome shotgun sequence includes the following:
- the LOC132827778 gene encoding somatostatin receptor type 5-like gives MAHSGAGPSAFREDADTALYWEAAGNLSDGVWLVNGSQWLEDVGQPGAWELLLASVYCVLCALGLAANSLVICRLGQAAGASTVAGVYVLNLAVADGLFVLGLPFLAAQLAARRWPFGAALCRLVMLLDALNQFAGVFCLTALSVDRYLAVARPLGYRRWRSPRLARGLGAGLWALALVPALPVALYSAVVGSPGLCVLAWPEPVSAWSAAFILYSFVLGFLLPFTAISVCCGLLLLRLQAQAQARARAQAAASSPEGRLTTLVLAMVLAFALCWLPFYTINLCLVWQARPPSPPVLRLFQLLVALSYSNSCANPLLYIGLSGRWPRRSTGPGRHTGTESLASGSAGGLGE, from the coding sequence ATGGCCCACTCTGGAGCAGGCCCATCTGCTTTCAGGGAGGATGCTGACACCGCGCTGTACTGGGAAGCCGCGGGCAACCTGTCGGACGGCGTGTGGCTGGTGAACGGTAGCCAGTGGCTGGAGGATGTGGGCCAGCCCGGGGCCTGGGAGTTGCTCCTGGCCTCGGTGTACTGCGTGCTGTGTGCGCTGGGCCTGGCCGCCAACTCGCTGGTGATCTGTCGGCTGGGCCAGGCGGCCGGGGCCAGCACGGTGGCCGGGGTGTACGTGCTGAACCTGGCGGTGGCCGACGGCCTCTTCGTGCTGGGGCTGCCCTTCCTGGCGGCGCAGCTGGCGGCGCGGCGCTGGCCCTTCGGGGCGGCCCTCTGCCGCCTGGTCATGCTGCTGGACGCCCTCAACCAGTTCGCCGGCGTCTTCTGCCTGACGGCGCTGAGCGTGGACCGCTACCTGGCGGTGGCCCGGCCGCTGGGCTACCGCCGCTGGAGGAGCCCGAGGCTGGCGCGGGGCCTGGGCGCAGGCCTCTGGGCCTTGGCCTTGGTGCCGGCGCTGCCCGTGGCCCTGTACTCCGCGGTGGTGGGCAGCCCCGGGCTCTGCGTGCTGGCGTGGCCGGAGCCTGTGTCCGCCTGGAGCGCCGCCTTCATCCTGTACAGCTTCGTGCTGGGCTTCCTGCTGCCCTTCACCGCCATCTCGGTGTGCTGCGGCCTGCTGCTGCTCAGGctccaggcccaggcccaggcccggGCCCGGGCCCAGGCCGCGGCCTCCTCCCCCGAGGGCAGGCTCACCACCCTGGTGCTGGCGATGGTGCTGGCCTTCGCTCTCTGCTGGCTGCCCTTCTACACCATTAACCTGTGCCTGGTGTGGCAGGCCCGGCCCCCCAGCCCGCCCGTGCTGCGCCTCTTCCAGCTGCTGGTCGCTCTCTCCTACTCCAACAGCTGCGCCAACCCGCTGCTCTACATCGGCCTCTCCGGCCGCTGGCCCCGCCGCAGCACCGGCCCCGGGAGACACACCGGCACCGAGAGCCTGGCCAGCGGCTCCGCGGGAGGCCTCGGAGAGTGA